TTATTGGCCCGCATCGTTCATGCTGAAGCAAAAGGTGAGCCGTATGCAGGAAAAGTAGCTGTGGCAACAGTTGTCTTAAACCGTGTGAAAGACGATCGTTTCCCGGATACAATCAGAGACGTTATTTATCAAAAGCAATCTGGCATTTACGCGTTTTCTCCAGTTGAAAACGGCTCAATTAATGAACCTGCTGATGAAGAAGCTGAAGAAGCGGTTCAAGAAGCCTTGGCATATGAGGGTATGGGAAATGATTCTGTCTATTTCTATAATCCTGTAACAGCTGAGAGCGACTGGATTCGAACTAGAGAAGTCACACTTACAATCGGAAGACACACATTTGCAAAATAAATAATGGCAGCTCCCGTCCTTTTGGATGGGAGTTTTTTTGTTGTTAGATCAGTGTTTGTCATTAGCCTTAACTGAACAAAGCTGCATCTTTAGCGGATTTTTAAAAATTTATATTGAACTTTTTTAATTTCACTTTCCTCTTTTCGCTAATAAATTTGGAAAACTTCCTGACTTATTGCAGCGTGCAGAAACTCTACAGTTTCTTCTGCCTGAATAATTTATAAAGCGGGAGGAAATATAAGGGAAAGTACGATCGTGAAGCGTGGTGGAAATCGTGAACAAGATGTATAAGCAGAATGGCAAACCAAAGCAGTCGATGGCTGAAACAATTACTTGCTTTAAGGCCTCATCAGATTTTGTCCAATATGAGCACAATGCAAAAGAGGTTAAATTCTGGGTGTCTTACATTCGGACAGTTGCAGATCCGCAGACTTTGCATGAGAGCATATTATCTCCTTTGCTCAAGGAGAAATGGAATACTCTTCATCAACTGAAAGAAATTGTACCAATTGAAGAAATCATAGTCACGATTG
The window above is part of the Metabacillus dongyingensis genome. Proteins encoded here:
- a CDS encoding cell wall hydrolase, translated to MKKAFFTFTIISALTFSLFGIEKAEAATKHEVKTGDTLWLIGKKYGVSIKEIQSLNHKSGQLLYVGEKLQVPQSISDEDKDLLARIVHAEAKGEPYAGKVAVATVVLNRVKDDRFPDTIRDVIYQKQSGIYAFSPVENGSINEPADEEAEEAVQEALAYEGMGNDSVYFYNPVTAESDWIRTREVTLTIGRHTFAK